Sequence from the Panicum virgatum strain AP13 chromosome 5N, P.virgatum_v5, whole genome shotgun sequence genome:
CCTGGGGTGAACTTGATGCCCTCTGCGAACAGCATCAGAGGACAAGACAGCAGAAATGACAGTATAGTGATCACTGAGAAGAGGTTTATGTCATCCATAGCATCCTGCATCACAACTCACAAGACATTTTTTTTACTGCAACAGTCCACTGATTGACGGTGGTAATCTGATGAAAGAAGGTTCACCTTGTCAGCGGCCAGGAGTTTCTTGCTGAGAACATTCCTTGATTGGTTGGTCAGATTGGACGCCATGGCGCTCCAAAACCCAGTCCTGATCCCCAGACAAAATTACAGTGTCAACTGTCAAGATTCCTCCAATCATTGAGTCCCAACAGCAAAAAGGCAAAGGATCGTTCGGTGGGATGCCAAGAATCTCCAATCGGTAGGGGGGAGCACTGACCAGTTGAAAGAGACTTCCGTGAATGAAGCCAAGGCGACGCCGCCAACGATCGGCACGAGCGAGCCCAGCACTGGCAGGGAAGGAACCTGCAGACGAGACGGCGAGCAAGCGAACTGAGCTGAGCAACAATCGACTGAATTCTGCTGACTCCACGGTGGGAATCAACTGGATCGGAAAGAACTTGTTTCGCAGGTGTTCAGGTGGCCAACCTCGCCGAGGAAGAGGGcggagaggaggacggtgaagaAGGGCTCGGAGGCCTTGATGGTGTGGGTGAAGGAGACGGCGACCTTGCCCAGGCTCATGTTGGTGAACACCGTGCCCAGCATGTGCCCCAAGGCCAGCGGCGCGATCTTGCCCAACTGCAGCCGCACACAGATTAGGAAGCAGCAGACGAAAAAGGTTGCAGATTTTCTCGGTCGTCGATGGCGGGAATGGCCTCCTCACCTGCGCGGCGGAGATCCTGGGCGCCGGGTGGAGCCTGGTCGCCCACATGAGGAAGATGAGCAGGGAGCCGAAGGCGAGCTGGAAGGCGGTGATGGTgtacggcagcggcagcggcagcgcgccGAGAACCTGCAGTGGCGAAAGAACCGCTGAATGATCTTGATCGCATCGAGGCGATGGGAGCAGGGGATCCGGATTCTCGAGACGAAACGAATGGCCGACCTGCTTGTTGTAGATGTTGAAGTAGATGTTGAGCAGGTACCACGCGACGATCATGGCGCCCAGCTGCACCGTGGCCGCAAtgccgtcggcgccggcgccctctcccctcgccctcgccccagCACTCACGTCGTCCGCCGGcaccgatgccgccgccgcagcagcagcagcaggcatggCGACCTCCCCATTCCTATCGCTATCGGACAGCAGCGACAGAGGCCGGAGCCGGCAGCCGCCGCGAACGCGGAGGAGCGGCAACGTCGGCGCAGCGGCGAGCGCGCCCCGGGTCCcgaaggaagaggaagaggagaaggcggcggcgaggccggcatGGCGCGAGGCGAGGGCCGAGGCGCGGCCGCGCGTGGCCCCAGACCACGACGCTCCGGAGACAGaggtcgccgcggccgccgcgccctgcaTCTTGCGCGCGGCGTTCTCGCGattggtcgccgccgccgccggcgcccgcgcttAAAATAGTGGGCCGGCCGCGCTGCGCAAAAGGTGGCGCCGGGTGAATCTTCCCGGAATCCCGTACTCGTTCGTCCCTGTGGCTTTGCGATGTAGTAGGACAAGTATTGACGCCAGGAGACCGCACTGGCAGGTTGGCAGGGGCGGCGCACAAATGGGACTTGGAAGGCGGCCTCGGGGCTcctgcccttcttcttcctctcaccTTCGTCGTGCCTATGTCGTCGACATCTTGGCCCTATTGGATTCAGCATCTAATGGCCGTTGGCGCCACAAGATTTTATTTTGAGTAAAATGCACGGGGTTTAGTTGACATGTTCTGTTTATGtccataaactttgaaaatatatttttaggttcacaatctattcaagtgtgtcacttgaggtccaaaacatCTCTTAACAGTGTTGACCGTCTACATGGACCGCCACGTAGATCCAACGTGGACCGTATATTTGCAAATCACCCCTCCCAAGCTGAGCCCTCCTCAATTCTCCCTCATCCTTTCATCTCCTCTGCTCCCGCACCGCCGGGCCGCTGCAGCCCCGCTCCTCGGCTCCCTCCCCGCGCCTTGGCCATGGGTGCTCCTGcttcctccccgcgccggccatgggcgcgcccctcctccctccctcctccggcctcagctccgcgccgccgcggcctctcccctcctccctcgccgcgccgccccggtcctcctcctcctccctcgccgcgccgcctcggtcctcctcctcctcctcccttgccGCGGAGGCCCGTGGCGCGGAGGCGCTCCGCCACCGGCCGGATCCGCGCACGGCGCGGCGTTGCCCCGCCCCCGGCAGCGCGGACCGAGCTCGGGCCGTCTCTctggccgccggccatggcgggtcATGGCGCGACCATGGCGACGgtggcccctcctccctccctctccctccctcctccctccctcttcctcCCGCTCGAGCTCACGGGGGGCAgagcagggcgccgccgcggcccctgctccgTGGCGAGCAGGGCCGGGCACGCGCGGCGGGCGAGCACCCTCCCTGCTCGCGCAGAgcagcgagccgcgccgcccctgcccggCTCGCTgcccctccccacctcgagcTGGCCCGCGCGCTGgcaccggcggcgcggaggaggtgc
This genomic interval carries:
- the LOC120676910 gene encoding phosphoenolpyruvate/phosphate translocator 3, chloroplastic-like, coding for MQGAAAAATSVSGASWSGATRGRASALASRHAGLAAAFSSSSSFGTRGALAAAPTLPLLRVRGGCRLRPLSLLSDSDRNGEVAMPAAAAAAAASVPADDVSAGARARGEGAGADGIAATVQLGAMIVAWYLLNIYFNIYNKQVLGALPLPLPYTITAFQLAFGSLLIFLMWATRLHPAPRISAAQLGKIAPLALGHMLGTVFTNMSLGKVAVSFTHTIKASEPFFTVLLSALFLGEVPSLPVLGSLVPIVGGVALASFTEVSFNWTGFWSAMASNLTNQSRNVLSKKLLAADKDAMDDINLFSVITILSFLLSCPLMLFAEGIKFTPGYLQSTGLNLQELCVRAALAGLCFHGYQKLSYLILSRVSPVTHSVANCVKRVVVIVSSVIFFSTPISPVNALGTGAALGGVFLYSRLTRTKKPKNA